The Salvia miltiorrhiza cultivar Shanhuang (shh) chromosome 2, IMPLAD_Smil_shh, whole genome shotgun sequence DNA window AGCACACCTTGATAATCTCTACAAGTTGATCGACTGCATTTTCTCCTGGAAAGAGAGGCTGTAACAGAAAAAAAGTAGAGTTTCCGTAAATAGAGCATAAGAAGAAATATTAAAGTTCTTCATGCTCCACAACAGCAATGACACAAACCTGGCCCAAAAGTAGCTCAGCAAGGACACAACCAGCTGACCAGATATCAATTGATGACGTATATTCAGTTGCACCGAATATAAGTTCTGGAGCACGATAATAACGAGAACAAATGTAGGATATATTGGCTTCGCCCTTCACCTGACCATTATAACTTATAGGATAAGGAAGAAGGAATTCATGTCCATCAATGATATCAATAGCTTataatgatgaaaataatattcATAGTATTAACCCCAGGCATGTCGAGAAAAGTAATATAACCACAGTAGGTCAGTTATCCCCAAAAAGGGGATGGAATATGTATGTATGCATGGCATATATACAGTGTCATGTCAATCTCTTATCTGCTAGAAGACAAGGAAACAGTCTAATTGTCCACACATAAGAAAAGGTGCCTTTCCTATATGTGAGGAAACATCAAACTCTCATTTGGTGAAAGTAGCAGCCAACTTAAGCTGTTTTGTTACTCATGCTTTCTATCTAATTCAAAAGAACAATCAACTCTTCCTTTtgcattttcttcttctatGTGTATGGCTCATATCTAAAGATTATTAGACCATTTCATCTAATGCTTTGAACACCTCACAAGATCATTATGTGCACCATTCTTTCAAAATATTTGGTTAGGTTTTGAACCCAAATGTAGCATTTTGCATCTTAACAAGCACATGCAAACCAAAGAGGGAAACAATAAAAGATGCATCCACCCATTGAAGTCTACACACTTTATGAATGGGCAGGTTTAAGATCAAGCAACAAAATCAAATGACTTACAAGAACTTTAGCACTTCCAAAATCACAAATCTTGACCTGGTGAGTTAGTGGATCAACCTGCAACGCAAACACAGCACACTCAATCACTTCCATATACCAAAATAGAAGATTACTTGATAAAGGACAGCATACATGATTAAGAATTGAAGTATATAAGGAAAAGAAATCTAGAGTGGCTTACCAATATGTTTTGAGGCTTTATATCCCTGTGGGAAACCCCGGCAACTGAATGCATATATCCTAACCCTCTGAATAACTGAAACAGATGTTGAAATTTTTAAGTTATAGATAATTTAACTGTAATTGTTTTCTGAGAAACGACAAAACACAAATGAGATCAACCAATACCTGATAGGTATAGAGTTTGACATAAATCAGTGGCATCCTTTGATTAGAATTGGTGTAATGCTTTAGGACCTTGTACATAGTTTCAGGGACATAATCCATGACCAAATTAAGGAAAAGCTCATCTCTGGTTGTCGTAGAAAAGAAACAGTGCTTAAGAGAAATCACGTTTGCATGATCCATCAACCGCATTAACTGCAGCTCACGATTTTTATACCGCTTATCCTGAAGGACCTTTTTTATGGCCACTGTTTCTCCAGTTTCCAAGCATTTTGCCTGCAGAAAAATAGCTGCAATTGATTAACACTAAAAAATGCCTCAACATGACCacattttttgccattttagaAACTCACCTGAAAAACTATTCCAAAAGATCCTGTACCCACAACACGCTCTGCCATGTAACTAATTGTCTGCACAAAGCCACCAAAAGTCAGTGTTTCCTTCCCTCTAAAGGATGACCAAATAAAGCAACAAACTACTTAGAAACATCACCCAACCAATCAATCAGCGGTTCCCTCCAGTACCAAATAGTATCTCGGAAAGAAAACATGAGCTATACATTCTTAAGATATCAAATCTTTCCTAATAGTTAAAAGGTTGCAGTAAATGGAATCTCAAAAGAAGGACTCAACACCTACCCGTTTGGGCTCGCCATTTTTTCCTCCAATAGTAGTAGAAATGATGTGACCGGTGAGTGGATCATTCCCCTCCACCAGCGGCCCTGCCATTTCCTGCAACAGAAACCAAGCCAGTGTCTTAATACTTCAACAGAAATGAATATCTACAGGCAACAACCAAATTTGTTCATACCACCTGAAATTATGACCGCACAAATTCGGAAAAAAGATAAATGAATTGGAGCATCATAAAGTGCTTAAGGAAAAAGGGAATGCAAACCGGACAAGGATCTAAAGAGATATGCTAAGCTTAGAGCCGAAAAAAGCGTTGTCTGATACCTACTATAGCTTTGAAGAAAGCATCACATGCCACAAAACTTGAGAaggaaagaaacaaaaaatattattctaAGGAAAACAAGCCGTCAGAAGATAGAACAAGCAAACCTCTACCTCACAAAATGAAGACTTCATCCGCAGTCAAAGAAAAGCAATTAAAGTTGAACGAAGCAACTAAAGCTTCAGAAGTTGTTTTTCGTCAAAAATTGAGTACAATGAGACCACAGAAACCTAAAGTTCACACCGATACACATTATTCAGCATTTACATTTGTGTAAATACATAAGCATAAAacagagaagaaaaaaaaatcaacggaACGGATACTTCTCACCAACTACAAAGCCAAAGAGGACAATTtcgacatttttttttttttgctttctaAAACGATgcacaaaaataaaagtaacaaaaCAAGCAAAAGAGCGCAAAGTGTCAGATCGCGGCGGAAACACTTGGTCCGATCGAT harbors:
- the LOC131012288 gene encoding shaggy-related protein kinase eta isoform X1, with amino-acid sequence MASLPLGPEQHHHNPPPDHHYHHNNVIDQAPPHPPAAVKLSAALNRNMDTDKEMAGPLVEGNDPLTGHIISTTIGGKNGEPKRTISYMAERVVGTGSFGIVFQAKCLETGETVAIKKVLQDKRYKNRELQLMRLMDHANVISLKHCFFSTTTRDELFLNLVMDYVPETMYKVLKHYTNSNQRMPLIYVKLYTYQLFRGLGYMHSVAGVSHRDIKPQNILVDPLTHQVKICDFGSAKVLVKGEANISYICSRYYRAPELIFGATEYTSSIDIWSAGCVLAELLLGQPLFPGENAVDQLVEIIKVLGTPTREEIRCMNPNYTDFRFPQIKAHPWHKVFHKRMPPEAIDLASRLLQYSPNLRCTALEACAHPFFDELREPNARLPNGRSFPPLFNFKQELNGASPELMNKLIPEHIRRQAGLNFPVPHPAGT
- the LOC131012288 gene encoding shaggy-related protein kinase zeta isoform X3, with the translated sequence MAGPLVEGNDPLTGHIISTTIGGKNGEPKRTISYMAERVVGTGSFGIVFQAKCLETGETVAIKKVLQDKRYKNRELQLMRLMDHANVISLKHCFFSTTTRDELFLNLVMDYVPETMYKVLKHYTNSNQRMPLIYVKLYTYQLFRGLGYMHSVAGVSHRDIKPQNILVDPLTHQVKICDFGSAKVLVKGEANISYICSRYYRAPELIFGATEYTSSIDIWSAGCVLAELLLGQPLFPGENAVDQLVEIIKVLGTPTREEIRCMNPNYTDFRFPQIKAHPWHKVFHKRMPPEAIDLASRLLQYSPNLRCTALEACAHPFFDELREPNARLPNGRSFPPLFNFKQELNGASPELMNKLIPEHIRRQAGLNFPVPHPAGT
- the LOC131012288 gene encoding shaggy-related protein kinase zeta isoform X2, whose product is MKSSFCEEMAGPLVEGNDPLTGHIISTTIGGKNGEPKRTISYMAERVVGTGSFGIVFQAKCLETGETVAIKKVLQDKRYKNRELQLMRLMDHANVISLKHCFFSTTTRDELFLNLVMDYVPETMYKVLKHYTNSNQRMPLIYVKLYTYQLFRGLGYMHSVAGVSHRDIKPQNILVDPLTHQVKICDFGSAKVLVKGEANISYICSRYYRAPELIFGATEYTSSIDIWSAGCVLAELLLGQPLFPGENAVDQLVEIIKVLGTPTREEIRCMNPNYTDFRFPQIKAHPWHKVFHKRMPPEAIDLASRLLQYSPNLRCTALEACAHPFFDELREPNARLPNGRSFPPLFNFKQELNGASPELMNKLIPEHIRRQAGLNFPVPHPAGT